From the Lepisosteus oculatus isolate fLepOcu1 chromosome 1, fLepOcu1.hap2, whole genome shotgun sequence genome, one window contains:
- the slc10a4 gene encoding sodium/bile acid cotransporter 4: MMENSSAAATGQFAPERFAEFLNLKESEMNTTRVAGGPPEGLPGDGGIATGDPVSILASTVRTAALGAWAADGPSAPPPPGSAGLMVAFWDSPLSHGINVFVGIVLCFTMLGLGCTVEVSHLGEHIRRPVGVLLALVCQFVIMPLVAFLLALAFSLDDVAAIAVLLCGCCPGGNLSNIMSLLVDGEMNLSIIMTISSTVLALGLMPLCLWIYSRAWINTPVVNLMPFGAIILTLCGTLIPIGLGVFLRYRCNRAADVILKVSLWSLLVTLVILFILTGTMLGPELLATVPASVYAVAVLMPLAGYGAGYGLGVLFDLPPNSRRTVSLETGCQNVQLCTAILKLAFPPQLIGGLYMFPLLYALFQAAEAGLFILGYRVYRRDVLRKQEPTGEGDDDTDITYRKLKEEDAGADAAYGAVTVHEAGSLMLQPRHCAAPL; encoded by the exons atgatggagaatTCCAGCGCTGCAGCAACCGGCCAGTTTGCGCCCGAACGCTTCGCGGAATTTTTAAACTTGAAGGAAAGCGAGATGAACACCACGCGTGTCGCGGGTGGCCCCCCAGAGGGGCTCCCCGGCGATGGAGGGATAGCCACCGGGGATCCGGTGTCCATCCTGGCCAGCACGGTGAGGACCGCCGCCCTCGGGGCGTGGGCGGCAGACGGACCGTCGGCTCCCCCGCCGCCGGGCTCGGCCGGGCTGATGGTGGCCTTCTGGGATTCGCCCCTGAGCCACGGGATCAACGTGTTCGTGGGCATCGTGCTGTGCTTCACCATGCTGGGCCTGGGGTGCACAGTGGAggtcagccacctgggagaGCACATCCGCAGACCCGTCGGGGTCCTGCTGGCTCTGGTGTGCCAGTTTGTCATCATGCCGCTGGTGGCCTTCCTGCTGGCCCTCGCCTTCTCCCTGGACGACGTGGCGGCCATCGCCGTCCTCCTGTGCGGCTGCTGCCCTGGCGGGAACCTGTCCAACATCATGTCCCTCCTGGTGGACGGCGAGATGAACCTCAG cATCATCATGACCATCTCCTCCACGGTGCTGGCCCTCGGGCTGATGCCTCTGTGCCTGTGGATCTACAGTCGCGCGTGGATCAACACCCCCGTGGTGAACCTGATGCCCTTCGGAGCCATCATCCTGACCCTCTGCGGCACCCTCATCCCCATCGGCCTGGGGGTCTTCCTCAGGTACCGCTGCAACAGGGCCGCTGACGTCATCTTAAAG gtatCTCTGTGGTCCTTGCTGGTGACTCTGGTCATCCTCTTCATCCTGACCGGAACCATGCTGGGACCCGAGCTGCTGGCCACCGTCCCGGCCTCCGTCTACGCGGTGGCCGTGCTGATGCCCCTGGCCGGCTACGGCGCCGGCTACGGCCTCGGGGTGCTCTTCGACCTGCCCCCCAACAGCCGGAGGACCGTGTCCCTGGAGACCGGCTGCCAGAACGTGCAGCTCTGCACGGCCATCCTCAAGCTGGCCTTCCCCCCGCAGCTCATCGGCGGCCTGTACATGTTCCCCCTGCTCTACGCCCTCTTCCAGGCGGCGGAGGCCGGCCTGTTCATTCTGGGGTACAGGGTCTACCGGCGGGACGTGCTCCGCAAGCAGGAGCCCACGGGGGAGGGCGACGACGACACCGACATCACGTACAGGAAGCTGAAGGAAGAAGACGCCGGGGCAGACGCGGCGTACGGAGCGGTGACCGTACACGAAGCGGGCTCCCTGATGCTGCAGCCGCGCCACTGCGCTGCCCCGCTATAA